The genomic stretch GCATTAGCTTAtgatttattgaatattccAGTATCTATTAGTAATCCTGATCATTATAACATTTTATCAAGTACTAGACTTGACAACACTAACTTGAAGAATAAGGACGAAAACCAAAAGATGGATGATGTATATGAGTACGAAGTCTCTAGTACAGGAGgaaaaaaggaaataaagaagGCAGTGCTTGATGAAAGGGATTCAAAATGGGTATTATATAGGCATGAACATATTGGAAATGTAAACCAGGCAATTACGGATGAAACTTTAAAGTTTACTCATAATAATGTTACTGCAAAGATCCATAGAGGGGAAAATAAAGGGTCAAATTTTTCAACAAGTGAGACAATACAAGCAGTTAGAACTCTTCCTCAATATCAACAAACTCTTTCCCGATACTGGACACATATTAGTTTGATCGGAGaatgttttaatattttaaagaagaatgaTATTACATCAATAGGGGAAATTGAGCAATGTATTACAACAATGTTAGATTCTGATGGGAAATCCTTAACTGCAAATAAGCAAAGAAGTAATCTGCTTACTGTGTTGGATCAATCTGCATTGGGAAAATCGGAAGGAgaatttccaataattaataacaataatgaCAAACTTAGATTGATCTTACTATATATCTCGCATTATACaggaataaataatgatgatttgaatcaattaattgaGCATGGAAGGCTCTCGAATAACGATCAAATTGTACTTAAAAAACTTCTTGGACTTGGCTTGTGTAACTCATTTGATGATATTGCAGCTGGAAATGGAAAACATATTCACAAATACGAgcttaataataaagaaagagtTAAATACTATAAACAAAGATTGAGAAATATAGAAATCAATCTTTCCAGATTTGAGCCTTTAATAAAGACAATAATCTATCACCTTCTTTGCCAACTCAATATTGGAAACAactcattaatttcttataatagttttaatcaaaatagTTTTAACGAAGAATTTCCTTGCATCAGTAAATATTATGCTAATGAAGGTTCACATTACTTGCTTGGAAACTTGAACCAAATACAATCTCATTCTTCTATTCCTAGgtattctttaaaaaacaAACTTGTGATTGTATTTGTGATAGGGTCTATTACATTTCCCGAAATTAGATGCGTTTACGAACTTATGAATGAATccaattcaaatatttatattggaggaattaatattactactCCTACTCAACTTATAAGGCAAGTTCTACACTCATAAAGTAATtacaattaaaaataaatactaaatagttaataaataacaTTATCAAAGTTTAGtttaattacttttatACTCACTGTGTTGTTTCATATTtaagtaaaaatattaatttcctAATTCAGATTTATCAGTTCATTcgaaattaatattacattTTTTGTCCACATGCAAATATGCAATGGCCATGGCGGGCAATTTTTGCCGCCCGAAATTTATAAGCAAGGTCTAGAGATCTTATTTGACATTCAATGTGTAAAATTGGATGAAATaaggagaaaaaaagataatagtaggagagaaaaaaataaggaaatattaattgagCAAATTCTagtattatcaaataaaaagattaaGAGAGAGGtataaaattgattaaaaaTGGGGAGAAAAAGTAGTGATGGATCCGGAATGGGAGCGGATATTCTGCATGCATTGGGGTTTAATAAGACCTCAAACTCAGATAATTCTGATACTGCAGATAATAAAAGCAAGGGTCAGACAAAATTAGGTAGACTTAAATTTCctaagaataaaaaaaaatcaaaaaaacaTAATATTGAGGTGGATTCTGCTAAATTTAGCAcagaaattgatttaaaagCAAATGACAATAGTGAGATAGAGCAAGCAAGTGAAAAGCCTACAAATTCAAGTTTAATGGATGTTCAATTATCTTTTGAAGGAGTTCTTACTGAGCTAGAAAAATCtttggaaaatattaaaaagaatgtAGATCATGCAGAATCTTGTTTGgagaatatttatatatctGTAGATAAGCTGGAGAAGTTTTCTGAACTTTGTAAAGtggaaaataaagatgTTATATTAGGTTTGCATAAACTAGTAAATGTACACAAAGGAGCAGCATTACTTTCAACATTTTCTAGTGACCCTacatttaaaaagaattgcGATTACAACGTAAGTGATGAATCAAAATCTGCTGAAAAAAGGCTTGAAAGCAAAAGATCTGGTGATACTAATGTAGTGGAATCTGAGCATGAATCAAATGTTGCAACAGTAATAGAAACtcataattcaaataactCGGAAACTAAACCAGCTTTTGttaaatcaaattctaAGACTTATAATGTAAAGAACAGTCTATCAAATAATGTTTTTAATAAGACAGAAATGGTTACACCTAGTAaaagcaataataattttaattctgaaTCTCCTAGTGCTAAAAGCACTATGAAAAGTGAaccaattaataaagaattggaAATAACAAAAGATGTTAATGCTTCATATTCtgacaaaaataatagtgAAAAGTCACCAAAGGAAGGTAAAATTAGTAAAActgaaaaatttaaagagAAGCTTAACCTCAAAATgaggaagaaaaaagaCAGTACACATGAGTCCAACGATCCAGATTCAGCTGATGCAGAAAATAGTACTGGTATTCAAACCAGAATGGAAAGGTTTAAGAAAAAGTTTGACCgaaaaagtaaataatttctactttcttttctccattatattttaatataatgcATGTAGTCAACAACATGTGGCGCGTGTTTGGCGCTGGCGGGCTACTGTATGTCAAGAAAAAACTGAATTTAGTGAATTAAATCTAATTAGGAAATAGCTTGAAACTAAAACGAAGGAGAATAATcttaattgaaaagaatacTGGAATTTAGACAAAAGGTTATAGAtttcttgtattttttttagttttAACTCctttatctttaattttataattttgttattttcaattaagcTTAATAGTTTTTGAGACCATAATTATTATACGATAAGTCTATAAGGTTAGAAAAGTATAGAGAGAGCTTGAAAGGTTGGAAAATGAAGCAAAGTAAGCCTCAAGATAAAAGACAGGTGAGGCAGAGGTACAAACAGCATGCAAAGGATGCAAATGATATATTTGAGTTAAATTCTCCTATTGGAGTTAGTTGTTTGGATTCTGCATTACAAGATAGGctaaatattattcttcaAAAGTATAAGGATTATGGGACAGAATCTAAGAATATGGTATTGGGAGCTTTGCCTTATATTGTTTCTATGTTAAAAAAGGTGGGATATTTAGAGTTTAAGACTCCATTAAAGAGTACTATTAGAGAGAATAGTAAAACAATGCTATTTGCAGATATTTTGAAACTTGATGAGGAGTTTGGATTGTCCGGTACCTTTCAAGGATTGTTGGGAGAAAATATTCCCATAAGCAATTTAAGATTAAAGAGTCCGATAAGATTAATGAACGTGGAATTTGCTATTAATCAGGAATCTGTTGTGGATTTAGTTTTTGATCTTCCAGGATCCTTGATAGAATCCAAAGATTATACTAACtattcttattttattaagaGGGGAGCATTAGTTATGGACTTATTTCATAAGTTACTTAGCAAAAATAAGGATAATAAGATACAAAACATTGCAGAAAATGAGGCAGAAATGATAAATAGAGAATTATTATCTAAGGAAGATCTTCAAACTATGGGTAAGAATGGATTACCTACGCTTTTGTCAGTCAATCAAATCAAGGAAATTCAAATAGAAATTGACTATTTGTATGATCTAAGGTAT from Cryptosporidium parvum Iowa II chromosome 8, whole genome shotgun sequence encodes the following:
- a CDS encoding STXBP/UNC-18/SEC1 syntaxin involved in golgi transport, encoding MSLLNHCKRRIIEEIISPVRAMSASGSDGYLTMVVDQFTLKVISSCCSFYDIIEAGVTIVEQLHSKRQPLRKMDCIYFVTNEKRNLERIQKDFEGEGMYRSAHLFVTGFRGERMAGFDILSNHEGLLKKLLAFKEVNLDFIPYDSRTFYIDIDGLFTTSLDLSEKLQQQIMSGINTLCKTLGVNSKPVIRYQASGRVEVSTECKNLAEKLNYLQNGGAESNEECTILLLDRSFDTAPLYIHDYHYQALAYDLLNIPVSISNPDHYNILSSTRLDNTNLKNKDENQKMDDVYEYEVSSTGGKKEIKKAVLDERDSKWVLYRHEHIGNVNQAITDETLKFTHNNVTAKIHRGENKGSNFSTSETIQAVRTLPQYQQTLSRYWTHISLIGECFNILKKNDITSIGEIEQCITTMLDSDGKSLTANKQRSNLLTVLDQSALGKSEGEFPIINNNNDKLRLILLYISHYTGINNDDLNQLIEHGRLSNNDQIVLKKLLGLGLCNSFDDIAAGNGKHIHKYELNNKERVKYYKQRLRNIEINLSRFEPLIKTIIYHLLCQLNIGNNSLISYNSFNQNSFNEEFPCISKYYANEGSHYLLGNLNQIQSHSSIPRYSLKNKLVIVFVIGSITFPEIRCVYELMNESNSNIYIGGINITTPTQLIRQVLHS